One stretch of Pseudomonas azotoformans DNA includes these proteins:
- the sctT gene encoding type III secretion system export apparatus subunit SctT codes for MDASLTAQFLEVAYPVISSASLAACRAMGVVVITPAFNRLGLTGMIRGCVAVAISIPMFFPVFEALTSMPEHGSVFIAGLLIKEFLIGILIGLLFGIPFWAAEVAGELIDLQRGSTMAQLVDPLSSGESSVMATLLTVMLITLFFMSGGFILMVDGYYHSYQLWPVTSFTPVFASSALLAVLSILDQIMRVGVLMVSPLLIALLVTDLMLAYLSRMAPNLHIFDLSLPVKNLFFTILMVIYIGFLIPLMLDQLAEFRGTVELLKTLAGME; via the coding sequence ATGGATGCCAGCCTGACCGCGCAGTTCCTCGAAGTCGCCTACCCGGTGATCAGCTCCGCGTCGCTGGCCGCCTGCCGCGCCATGGGGGTGGTGGTGATCACCCCGGCGTTCAACCGCCTGGGCCTCACCGGCATGATTCGCGGCTGTGTGGCCGTGGCGATTTCCATCCCGATGTTTTTCCCGGTGTTTGAAGCGCTGACCTCGATGCCGGAGCACGGCAGCGTGTTTATCGCCGGGTTGCTGATCAAGGAATTCCTGATCGGCATCCTCATCGGCCTGCTGTTCGGCATTCCGTTCTGGGCCGCCGAGGTGGCGGGGGAGTTGATCGACCTGCAACGCGGCTCGACCATGGCGCAATTGGTGGACCCGCTGTCGTCCGGGGAGTCCAGCGTGATGGCGACCCTGCTCACGGTGATGCTGATCACGCTGTTCTTCATGTCCGGCGGGTTCATCCTGATGGTCGACGGCTATTACCACAGCTACCAGCTGTGGCCGGTCACCTCGTTCACGCCAGTGTTTGCCAGCTCGGCGCTGCTGGCGGTGTTGTCGATCCTCGACCAGATCATGCGCGTTGGCGTGCTGATGGTCTCGCCGCTGTTGATCGCACTGCTGGTGACCGACCTGATGCTTGCCTACCTGTCGCGCATGGCGCCGAACCTGCATATTTTTGACCTGTCGCTGCCGGTGAAAAACCTGTTTTTCACGATCCTGATGGTGATCTACATCGGCTTCCTGATCCCGCTGATGCTCGACCAACTGGCGGAGTTCCGCGGCACCGTCGAACTGCTCAAGACCCTGGCCGGCATGGAGTAG
- a CDS encoding EscS/YscS/HrcS family type III secretion system export apparatus protein: MGQDVFLSLMKQALMTVLMLSAPALGVAIIVGLSVGLFQALTQIQDQTLPQVVKLVAVLLTIVFLGPVLAGQVAELGGQVLDNFPMWTR, encoded by the coding sequence ATGGGCCAGGACGTATTCCTGTCATTGATGAAACAGGCACTGATGACGGTGCTGATGCTCTCCGCGCCGGCGTTGGGGGTGGCGATTATCGTGGGGTTGAGCGTGGGCCTGTTCCAGGCGTTGACGCAGATCCAGGACCAGACGTTGCCCCAGGTGGTGAAGCTGGTGGCGGTGTTGCTGACCATCGTGTTCCTCGGTCCGGTTCTCGCCGGACAAGTCGCGGAACTCGGCGGTCAGGTGCTGGACAATTTTCCAATGTGGACGCGCTGA
- the sctR gene encoding type III secretion system export apparatus subunit SctR: MTGYQPNLIEIILVVATIGLIPLAVVTLTGFMKISVVLFLIRNALGVQQTPPNLVLYGIALILSVYVTTPLIGDMYRQVEGRDLNIEHVEQLKDLGDALRPPLQAHLKRFANESERGFFVQATETIWSPEARADLRDDDLVVLIPAFVSSELTRAFEIGFLLYIPFLVVDLLVSNVLMAMGMSMVSPNLISIPLKIFLFVSLSGWSRLMHGLILSYG; the protein is encoded by the coding sequence ATGACCGGTTATCAGCCGAACCTGATCGAGATCATCCTGGTCGTTGCGACGATCGGGCTGATCCCGCTGGCGGTGGTGACACTTACTGGATTCATGAAGATCTCGGTGGTGCTGTTCCTGATCCGCAACGCCCTTGGCGTGCAACAGACGCCGCCGAACCTGGTGCTCTACGGCATTGCGCTGATCCTGTCGGTGTATGTGACCACGCCGTTGATTGGCGACATGTACCGGCAGGTGGAGGGGCGCGACCTCAACATCGAGCATGTGGAGCAACTCAAGGATTTGGGCGATGCATTGCGTCCACCGTTGCAAGCGCACCTCAAGCGCTTCGCCAATGAGTCCGAACGCGGTTTTTTCGTGCAGGCCACCGAGACCATCTGGTCGCCTGAGGCACGCGCCGATTTGCGAGACGACGACCTGGTGGTGCTGATCCCGGCGTTCGTCAGCTCGGAACTGACCCGCGCCTTCGAGATCGGCTTTTTGCTCTACATCCCGTTCCTGGTGGTGGACTTGCTGGTGTCCAACGTGCTGATGGCCATGGGTATGTCGATGGTCTCGCCGAACCTGATTTCCATTCCGCTGAAGATCTTTTTATTCGTGTCCCTGAGCGGCTGGTCGCGCTTGATGCACGGTTTGATTCTGAGTTACGGCTGA
- the sctQ gene encoding type III secretion system cytoplasmic ring protein SctQ gives MIAALADPLSPWLTHYDPALLALHNQLHRRCRPWQGRCAGQDLRVSWAAVAHSLDAPREVLLSLGRAPVRLRLSAVALEQLMLPLALPFDVQPLPALPRALLLELALLDLIQALEPLLGHPVQVLEAADEQSVFALRLTLELTFGDQPAMSVQLDLSESAAVLVAQLLAQYAEVDPDPLPGLRQTLAVVAGRQWLSLGELRSLRPGDVLMLEQGPGLLLDLDGRLQARCQYQGEVLRLQEALKAPFVEPENPMTDVDAAVALDDLPLKLVCQVGSLELTLAQLRELGAGSLLQLNTPGVDSVDLLVNGRRVGQGQLVKIGDGLGVRLLSFATP, from the coding sequence ATGATCGCAGCCCTTGCCGACCCGCTGTCGCCGTGGCTGACCCACTACGACCCGGCATTGCTGGCGCTGCATAACCAATTGCACCGCCGCTGCCGTCCCTGGCAGGGCCGTTGCGCCGGGCAGGACCTGCGCGTGAGCTGGGCCGCCGTAGCGCACAGCCTCGACGCGCCGCGTGAGGTGTTGCTGTCGCTGGGCCGTGCCCCGGTGCGCCTACGGTTGTCCGCTGTGGCGCTGGAGCAACTGATGCTGCCGCTGGCACTGCCGTTCGACGTGCAGCCGTTGCCTGCGCTACCGCGCGCGTTGTTGCTGGAGCTGGCGCTGCTCGACCTGATCCAAGCCCTGGAGCCGTTGCTCGGTCACCCGGTGCAGGTGCTTGAAGCCGCTGATGAGCAGAGCGTGTTTGCCCTGCGGTTGACGCTGGAATTGACCTTCGGCGACCAACCCGCCATGAGCGTCCAGCTGGACCTGAGCGAAAGCGCCGCCGTGCTGGTCGCGCAGCTGCTGGCGCAATACGCCGAGGTCGACCCCGACCCCTTGCCAGGCCTGCGCCAGACCCTGGCGGTGGTGGCGGGGCGGCAGTGGCTGAGCCTCGGCGAACTGCGCAGCCTGCGCCCCGGTGATGTGCTGATGCTGGAGCAAGGCCCGGGCCTTTTGCTTGACCTCGACGGCCGCCTGCAGGCGCGCTGCCAATACCAGGGCGAAGTCCTGCGCCTGCAGGAAGCCTTGAAAGCCCCCTTTGTGGAACCGGAGAACCCCATGACCGATGTTGATGCCGCCGTTGCGCTGGATGACCTGCCGTTGAAACTGGTGTGCCAGGTGGGCAGCCTGGAACTGACCCTGGCGCAATTGCGCGAACTGGGTGCCGGCAGCCTGTTGCAGCTCAATACGCCGGGCGTGGACAGCGTCGACCTGTTGGTCAACGGCCGCCGCGTCGGCCAGGGCCAACTGGTGAAAATCGGTGACGGCCTGGGTGTGCGCCTGCTGAGTTTTGCCACCCCATGA
- a CDS encoding FliI/YscN family ATPase, whose translation MNLEHLLPRLTERLAQARPRPMHGSVLSIRGVLLRASVAGASIGELCQLRDPGSARSLSAEVIGFDGDEAILSPIGSMEGLSTRTQITATGETLGVAVGDAQLGRVISPMGDFLDGDGIPPTVALQHYPLHAEPPAPFSRQLIVRSMALGIRSIDGLLTLAQGQRMGIFGEPGVGKSSLLASIIRNSEADVIVIGLIGERGREVRELLDVQLDAQARARTVAVVATSDRPAAERVRAAFVATTLAEYHRDQGRNVLLLMDSLTRFARAQREIGLAVGEPPTRRGYPPSFFSALPRLLERAGPGPSGSITALYTVLTEGDAASDPVAEEARSILDGHIALSAELAQRNYFPAVDVLRSRSRLMEQVAGEEHKRLAMRMRELMARYGEIEMLIRVGEYSAGSDPLADEAINRHAAIEAFLRQNADEPSNLEQTLAHMRRVLA comes from the coding sequence ATGAACCTGGAACACCTGCTGCCACGCCTCACTGAACGCCTGGCCCAGGCGCGCCCGCGACCCATGCACGGCAGCGTGCTGAGTATTCGCGGTGTATTGCTGCGCGCCAGCGTGGCCGGGGCGAGCATCGGTGAACTGTGCCAGCTGCGCGACCCCGGCAGCGCGCGCAGCCTGAGCGCCGAGGTGATCGGTTTTGACGGCGACGAAGCCATCCTGTCGCCCATCGGCTCCATGGAAGGCCTGTCCACGCGCACCCAAATCACCGCCACCGGCGAAACCCTGGGCGTGGCGGTCGGGGATGCGCAGCTCGGCCGGGTCATCAGCCCCATGGGCGATTTCCTCGACGGCGACGGCATCCCGCCGACCGTGGCCTTGCAGCATTACCCGCTGCACGCTGAACCGCCGGCACCGTTTTCGCGGCAGTTGATCGTGCGCTCCATGGCATTGGGCATTCGCTCCATCGATGGCTTGCTGACCCTGGCCCAGGGCCAACGCATGGGCATCTTCGGTGAGCCCGGTGTGGGCAAGTCGTCGCTGCTCGCCAGCATCATCCGCAACAGTGAAGCCGATGTGATCGTGATCGGCCTGATCGGCGAGCGTGGCCGGGAAGTGCGCGAATTGCTCGATGTGCAGCTAGACGCCCAGGCGCGTGCGCGCACGGTGGCGGTGGTTGCCACGTCGGATCGCCCGGCCGCCGAGCGGGTGCGTGCGGCGTTTGTCGCTACGACCCTGGCCGAGTACCACCGCGACCAGGGCCGCAACGTGTTGCTGTTGATGGACAGCCTCACACGTTTCGCCCGGGCCCAGCGCGAGATCGGCTTGGCCGTGGGCGAGCCGCCGACCCGGCGCGGTTATCCGCCGTCGTTCTTCTCGGCCTTGCCGCGTTTGCTGGAACGCGCCGGCCCCGGTCCCAGCGGCAGCATTACCGCGCTGTACACCGTGCTGACCGAGGGCGATGCCGCCAGTGATCCGGTGGCCGAAGAGGCTCGTTCGATCCTCGACGGGCATATCGCGTTGAGTGCCGAGCTGGCCCAGCGCAACTACTTTCCGGCGGTGGATGTGTTGCGCAGTCGCAGTCGTTTGATGGAGCAGGTCGCCGGTGAAGAGCACAAGCGACTGGCCATGCGCATGCGTGAATTGATGGCGCGGTATGGCGAGATCGAAATGCTGATTCGCGTGGGGGAGTACTCCGCCGGCAGCGATCCTCTGGCCGATGAAGCGATCAACCGCCACGCCGCTATCGAAGCCTTCCTGCGTCAGAACGCGGATGAGCCGAGCAACCTGGAACAAACCCTGGCCCACATGCGCCGGGTACTGGCATGA
- the sctL gene encoding type III secretion system stator protein SctL: protein MSELPSRPTARILRAEDAALWSDGFAFLQAAKAQAEQLRADSEQWLSSARAEGFESARQAGAEQVAQLLLATQAQVQHYLSSLETSLVDLALGIVREVLGELDTAERVVRSTRQALSAFRQDQALTLWVPPADVDALRQRLKLEGLAIAVDADEQLSAGQARLNSPAGSVELGLEAQLQNLRRSLLPFAEEGVA, encoded by the coding sequence ATGAGTGAACTGCCGAGCCGTCCCACCGCCCGCATCCTGCGCGCCGAGGACGCCGCGTTATGGAGTGATGGGTTTGCCTTCCTGCAAGCGGCCAAGGCGCAGGCCGAGCAGCTCCGCGCCGACAGCGAACAATGGCTGAGCAGCGCCCGCGCAGAGGGTTTCGAAAGCGCCCGGCAAGCCGGTGCTGAACAGGTGGCGCAACTGCTGCTCGCTACCCAAGCCCAGGTGCAGCATTACTTGAGCAGTCTGGAAACGTCCCTGGTCGACCTGGCCCTGGGTATCGTGCGTGAAGTGCTGGGTGAGTTGGACACGGCCGAGCGTGTGGTGCGCAGTACCCGCCAGGCGTTGAGCGCGTTTCGCCAGGACCAGGCCCTGACCTTGTGGGTGCCGCCGGCGGACGTGGATGCCTTGCGTCAACGCCTCAAGCTGGAGGGGCTGGCGATTGCAGTGGATGCGGATGAACAGCTGAGCGCCGGCCAGGCCCGCCTGAACAGCCCGGCCGGCTCTGTGGAACTGGGCCTTGAAGCCCAATTGCAGAACCTGCGTCGCAGCCTGTTGCCCTTCGCCGAAGAGGGCGTGGCATGA
- a CDS encoding type III secretion protein: MSLFERWQGLVAEPLQFVRGQSLGACFADELPQAVLQAMQGQPRFRQRLEQLLVSHYQLAPMAQLTTPMAADLAVLLLSPAQFARLPRLCGAIWHAPTLSREIRREVVNELREGLGAEVFVSALALRQLGGAADLLREPAELVDAIDRDGQGCVAAWLHAQHADWQGWLRLRFAFPQGHSARVPRDLEIVQAAAACLLAEEIAP, translated from the coding sequence ATGAGTTTGTTCGAACGCTGGCAGGGCTTGGTCGCCGAGCCGTTGCAGTTCGTGCGCGGGCAGAGCCTGGGCGCGTGTTTTGCCGATGAGTTGCCGCAAGCGGTGTTGCAGGCGATGCAGGGCCAGCCACGCTTTCGCCAGCGCCTGGAGCAGTTGCTGGTCAGCCATTATCAACTGGCGCCCATGGCGCAATTGACCACGCCAATGGCGGCAGACTTGGCGGTGCTGTTGTTGTCACCGGCACAGTTTGCGCGCTTGCCCAGGTTGTGCGGCGCCATCTGGCATGCCCCGACCCTGAGCCGCGAGATCCGCCGCGAGGTGGTCAATGAGTTGCGCGAAGGCCTGGGTGCTGAGGTCTTCGTGAGCGCCCTGGCCTTGCGCCAACTCGGTGGCGCGGCGGATCTGCTGCGCGAGCCGGCCGAGTTGGTCGACGCCATCGACCGCGATGGCCAAGGCTGTGTCGCGGCCTGGTTGCACGCCCAGCATGCCGACTGGCAGGGCTGGCTGCGTTTGCGCTTTGCCTTCCCCCAGGGCCACAGCGCCCGTGTGCCCCGCGACCTGGAAATCGTCCAGGCCGCCGCTGCGTGCCTGCTGGCCGAGGAGATTGCGCCATGA
- the sctJ gene encoding type III secretion system inner membrane ring lipoprotein SctJ → MPSPNRTLRLLLIGLLASLLQACNTDLYTNLSERDANAMVAVLLRGGVPAERKAQDNGQLKVVVDESRFAEAMTLLDNAGLPQQSFSNMGEVFKGNGLVSSPVQERAQMIYALSEELSHSVSQIDGIVAARVHVVLPDNDLLKRVISPSSASVLVRYDPGTDINTLIPQIKTLVANGISGLSYDGVSVTAIKAAVAISQNPAQPRLARFMGLWLLEDNLAQARLMFGALLLIALGAVGVLARQQWARRQSQALYVLKEGE, encoded by the coding sequence ATGCCAAGCCCAAACCGCACCTTGCGCCTGTTGCTGATCGGCCTGCTCGCCAGCCTGTTGCAGGCGTGCAACACCGACCTCTACACCAACCTCAGCGAGCGCGACGCCAACGCCATGGTCGCGGTGCTGCTGCGCGGTGGTGTCCCGGCCGAACGCAAGGCCCAGGACAACGGCCAGCTCAAGGTGGTGGTCGATGAGTCACGCTTTGCCGAAGCCATGACCCTGCTCGACAACGCTGGTTTGCCGCAACAGAGCTTTTCCAACATGGGCGAAGTGTTCAAGGGCAATGGCCTGGTGTCGTCGCCGGTGCAGGAGCGGGCGCAGATGATCTATGCGCTGAGCGAAGAACTGTCCCACTCGGTGTCGCAGATCGACGGCATCGTTGCCGCCCGTGTGCATGTGGTGCTGCCGGACAATGACTTGCTCAAGCGTGTGATCTCGCCGTCGTCGGCCTCGGTGCTGGTGCGTTACGACCCGGGCACCGATATCAATACGCTGATCCCGCAGATCAAGACGCTGGTTGCCAACGGCATCTCCGGGTTGAGTTACGACGGCGTTTCTGTGACCGCGATCAAGGCTGCCGTCGCCATCAGCCAGAACCCGGCGCAGCCGCGACTGGCGCGGTTCATGGGCCTGTGGCTGCTGGAAGACAACCTGGCGCAGGCGCGGCTGATGTTCGGCGCCTTGTTGTTGATCGCACTCGGTGCCGTGGGCGTGCTGGCCCGTCAGCAGTGGGCGCGTCGTCAGTCCCAGGCGTTGTATGTGCTCAAGGAGGGTGAATGA
- a CDS encoding type III secretion protein, translated as MAVLCLFSASFAHAAEEPAWFSQPYAYVLVDQDVRSALEEFGHNLDVPLVLSDKVRGKARSTIRAATAGEFLQTLCSTNGLTWYFDGNLLYLNASDEISTKLFKASALDLDQLQAYLNNLDVFGQQLSMRNGPEGDEVFVSGPPPYLALVQQHVDHLQPKVVATPVARERGVRVFRGAQVSTETPTQ; from the coding sequence ATGGCTGTCCTATGCCTGTTCAGCGCCAGTTTCGCCCACGCTGCCGAAGAGCCTGCCTGGTTCTCCCAGCCGTACGCCTACGTGCTGGTGGACCAGGATGTGCGCAGTGCCCTGGAAGAATTCGGGCATAACCTCGATGTGCCGCTGGTGCTCTCCGACAAGGTGCGCGGCAAGGCTCGCAGCACGATTCGCGCGGCCACCGCCGGGGAGTTCCTGCAAACCCTGTGCAGCACCAACGGCCTCACCTGGTACTTCGACGGCAACCTCTTGTACCTCAACGCCAGCGATGAAATCAGCACCAAGCTCTTCAAGGCCAGCGCCCTGGACCTCGATCAGTTGCAGGCCTACCTCAACAACCTCGATGTGTTCGGCCAGCAGTTGTCGATGCGCAACGGCCCCGAGGGCGATGAAGTGTTCGTGTCCGGACCACCGCCGTACCTGGCGCTGGTGCAGCAGCATGTGGATCACCTGCAACCCAAGGTCGTCGCCACCCCGGTGGCGCGCGAGCGCGGGGTGCGGGTGTTCCGTGGCGCGCAAGTCAGTACCGAAACCCCAACCCAGTAA
- a CDS encoding tetratricopeptide repeat protein — protein MTPRFLLASTLLLAACAHQPATDADKSLQLANDLSKRGDYASAAALYERAAQQPGAGIELWLKLGQARLDAKDAAGAERAFQQALGFDARNAEALLGLGTAQLQVGKTQRAATALGQAADISGLPVAYTRLGVAQMLNGQAAAAQTAFAKSLSLKPDDLDNRCNLALAYALGGQSQQALDTITPVAQSPRALARHQRNELLVMVLAGYEGRVAALPLDDIPAAERTRLVDEAKRIRAISDPVAQARELGLVDPR, from the coding sequence ATGACCCCCAGATTTCTGCTCGCCAGTACCCTGCTGCTGGCCGCCTGCGCCCACCAGCCTGCGACCGATGCCGACAAGTCCCTGCAACTGGCCAACGACCTGAGCAAGCGCGGCGACTACGCCAGTGCGGCAGCGCTGTACGAGCGGGCGGCGCAGCAACCCGGCGCGGGTATCGAGCTGTGGCTCAAGCTCGGCCAGGCCAGGCTCGACGCCAAGGATGCGGCGGGCGCCGAGCGGGCGTTCCAGCAGGCCCTGGGGTTCGATGCGCGCAACGCCGAGGCTCTGCTCGGCCTGGGCACCGCGCAATTGCAAGTGGGCAAGACCCAGCGCGCCGCCACCGCCCTGGGCCAGGCGGCTGATATCAGCGGCTTGCCGGTGGCCTACACCCGCCTGGGTGTCGCGCAGATGCTCAATGGCCAGGCCGCTGCGGCGCAAACCGCGTTCGCCAAGAGCCTGAGCCTCAAGCCCGACGACCTCGACAACCGCTGCAACCTGGCCCTGGCGTATGCGCTGGGCGGGCAGTCGCAGCAGGCGCTGGACACCATCACCCCCGTCGCCCAGTCGCCCCGCGCATTGGCGCGGCATCAGCGCAATGAGTTGTTGGTGATGGTGTTGGCGGGGTACGAAGGCCGCGTCGCTGCGCTGCCGTTGGACGATATTCCCGCAGCCGAGCGGACGCGGTTGGTGGATGAAGCCAAGCGGATCAGGGCGATCAGTGATCCGGTGGCGCAGGCTCGGGAGTTGGGGTTGGTGGATCCGCGCTGA
- a CDS encoding type II and III secretion system protein family protein, translated as MMRFCVLLLSVFSCVSQAQEIAAGAGGSIALASGEGRILHFVAPVDTVLVAEPNVADLQVVSPGTIYIFGKAPGNTSLIALGSDGKQLASLSLAVSSASQAVTAPMQALHPGNAAQISGAGNRLIAKGTVGSVAEATDLNALLNPQGQGFQSAINTTEYAGSAQVNLRVRFAEVSRSELLHYGVNWNAMFNNGTFSFGLITGGPLAAASAGGLAAAGAGSGNVNIDGMLDALQANGVLQILAEPNITAMTGQTASFLAGGEVAIPVPVNRDLVGIEYKSFGVSLLFNPTLLPNGRIALQVRPEVSQVVSGGTVDFGNFHVPSFSVRRADTRVEVGSGQTFAIAGLFQRQSSQDIEKLPLLGDLPILGNLFRSKRFQRNETELVILITPYLVEPVRGRTLATPLDAPPATAATTGPRSGGAFGFYMN; from the coding sequence ATGATGCGTTTTTGTGTGTTGTTGCTGAGTGTTTTTTCGTGTGTGAGCCAGGCTCAGGAAATCGCCGCCGGCGCCGGTGGCTCTATCGCCCTGGCCTCCGGTGAAGGGCGCATCCTGCATTTTGTCGCCCCCGTGGACACGGTGCTGGTGGCCGAACCGAATGTGGCCGATTTGCAGGTGGTGTCACCGGGCACGATCTACATCTTCGGCAAGGCGCCGGGCAACACCAGCCTGATCGCCCTCGGCAGTGACGGTAAGCAACTGGCGAGCCTGAGCCTGGCCGTCAGCAGCGCCAGCCAGGCGGTGACGGCGCCGATGCAGGCATTGCATCCCGGCAACGCTGCGCAGATCAGCGGTGCCGGTAACCGCCTGATCGCCAAGGGCACCGTGGGGTCGGTGGCAGAAGCGACGGACTTGAATGCCTTGCTCAATCCCCAGGGGCAAGGCTTCCAGAGCGCGATCAACACTACCGAGTACGCAGGTTCCGCCCAAGTGAACCTGCGGGTGCGCTTTGCCGAAGTCTCGCGTTCGGAACTGCTGCACTACGGGGTCAACTGGAACGCGATGTTCAACAACGGCACGTTCTCGTTCGGCCTGATCACCGGCGGCCCGTTGGCCGCGGCCTCGGCGGGGGGCTTGGCCGCTGCGGGCGCAGGCTCCGGCAATGTGAATATCGACGGCATGCTCGACGCCTTGCAGGCCAATGGTGTGTTGCAGATTCTGGCTGAACCGAACATCACCGCCATGACCGGCCAGACCGCCAGCTTCCTCGCCGGTGGCGAAGTGGCGATCCCGGTGCCGGTCAACCGCGACCTGGTGGGCATCGAATACAAGTCGTTCGGCGTGTCGCTGTTGTTCAACCCGACCCTGCTGCCCAACGGCCGCATAGCCTTGCAAGTGCGCCCGGAAGTGAGCCAGGTGGTCAGCGGTGGCACCGTGGATTTCGGCAACTTCCATGTGCCGTCCTTCAGCGTGCGTCGCGCCGATACGCGGGTGGAAGTCGGCAGCGGGCAGACCTTCGCCATCGCCGGGCTGTTCCAGCGCCAAAGCAGCCAGGACATCGAGAAACTGCCGTTGCTGGGTGACCTGCCGATCCTCGGCAACCTGTTCCGCTCCAAGCGCTTCCAGCGCAATGAAACCGAACTGGTGATCCTGATTACGCCGTACCTCGTGGAGCCGGTGCGCGGTCGCACCCTCGCCACGCCCCTCGACGCACCACCGGCTACCGCAGCGACCACCGGACCGCGCAGCGGCGGGGCGTTCGGTTTCTACATGAATTGA